Proteins from a genomic interval of Rosa chinensis cultivar Old Blush chromosome 2, RchiOBHm-V2, whole genome shotgun sequence:
- the LOC112184743 gene encoding uncharacterized protein LOC112184743: MQIFPENLSILWNLWEIRVMVLSSLMLQAILMLFGNWRKFCTSKWLKLLWLAYLSADWVATVSLSILSSSSNSKENGIKSVDPNQVLSAFWAPFLLLHLGGQDTITAYSLEDNELWWRHLLVLVVQVTIAFYVILRAWTDHALNYLAIPIFASGIIKFAERTWVFRSASSKHFRESMFAEPDPGPNYAKFMDEYLSKKNQGLEVNLGRVIEVPTGADYSFTPTAPNIISNAANLQHAHHFFEAQFFKRLFADLVLGISEIFYSQSFFKNRSSDEAFRVIEIELGFMYDLFYTKAVLYNAKGAFLRFISSVTVISVSVAFLITIDTHDYKRENVIITYILLAGAVILEVSAGIKLLCSDWAMLWLSKFWEVGFLYPVVSPLLSSSAQRKRWSNMFTRYNLLRPFLEEKPAKIPWRSKMSKNPEEVPGELKELIFQQLLKKSKSATEFGACKELCARRGDWVLINEGLHEKLRWSIEEEFDKSILLWHIATDICYYDDMKKYSNKFHDSNCEDSKMLSEYMFYLLVKRPFMLPNGIAKIRLKDTCAEANKFFEQRNCTRNYELACENLLEVSTVIRPAEIKGDKSKSVLFDACRLAQALQSLEKKEKWENTKKWELMSHVWVEMLCYAASQCRWNHHGQQLRRGGELLTHVWFLMAHLGITEQREKGHSRAMFNVW, encoded by the coding sequence ATGCAGATTTTCCCAGAAAACCTGAGCATATTATGGAACTTGTGGGAAATCCGTGTTATGGTGCTATCAAGCCTCATGTTACAGGCCATTCTCATGCTGTTCGGCAACTGGAGAAAGTTCTGCACCAGCAAATGGCTCAAGTTACTGTGGCTTGCCTACTTGTCTGCAGATTGGGTTGCAACAGTCTCGCTCAGCATACTCTCCAGTTCCAGCAATTCTAAGGAGAATGGAATCAAATCTGTAGACCCTAACCAGGTTCTCTCGGCATTCTGGGCTCCCTTTCTGCTGCTTCACCTTGGTGGCCAAGACACCATTACCGCATACTCATTGGAAGACAATgagttgtggtggaggcacCTATTAGTACTAGTGGTTCAGGTGACTATAGCTTTTTATGTCATTTTAAGAGCTTGGACTGATCATGCGCTTAACTATCTAGCTATTCCAATCTTTGCCTCCGGGATTATCAAATTTGCGGAACGAACTTGGGTTTTCAGGTCTGCAAGCAGTAAGCACTTCAGAGAGTCTATGTTTGCTGAACCTGACCCTGGGCCGAACTACGCCAAATTCATGGATGAATACCTATCCAAAAAGAATCAAGGATTGGAGGTTAACTTAGGGAGAGTGATTGAAGTTCCCACCGGAGCTGATTATTCCTTCACTCCTACAGCTCCCAACATCATTTCAAATGCAGCCAATTTGCAACATGCCCATCATTTCTTCGAGGCTCAGTTTTTCAAGCGACTATTTGCTGATCTCGTACTCGGCATCTCTGAAATTTTTTACAGCCAATCCTTCTTCAAGAACAGATCCTCTGATGAAGCTTTCAGAGTTATTGAGATTGAGCTCGGTTTTATGTATGATTTGTTTTATACCAAGGCAGTTCTTTATAATGCCAAGGGTGCCTTCCTGCGGTTTATCAGTTCAGTTACAGTCATTTCTGTTTCTGTGGCCTTCTTGATCACCATCGACACGCATGATTACAAAAGGGAAAACGTGATCATCACGTACATATTGCTAGCCGGAGCTGTCATTTTAGAAGTCTCTGCTGGAATTAAATTACTTTGCTCAGATTGGGCAATGCTATGGCTGAGCAAGTTCTGGGAGGTGGGTTTCTTGTATCCAGTTGTTTCACCTCTCTTGTCTTCCTCTGCTCAGAGAAAAAGATGGTCTAATATGTTTACACGTTACAATTTACTGAGACCTTTTCTTGAGGAGAAGCCTGCAAAGATCCCTTGGAGATCCAAAATGTCCAAGAATCCAGAGGAGGTTCCTGGAGAGTTGAAAGAACTAATATTTCAGCAGCTTTTGAAGAAATCAAAGAGTGCGACGGAATTTGGTGCTTGCAAGGAACTATGTGCTCGTAGGGGTGATTGGGTTCTTATTAATGAGGGTCTTCATGAGAAACTTCGCTGGAGCATTGAAGAAGAATTCGATAAGAGCATTCTTCTTTGGCATATTGCAACAGACATCTGCTATTATGATGATATGAAGAAGTACTCAAACAAGTTCCATGACTCGAATTGTGAAGACAGCAAGATGTTATCAGAGTATATGTTCTATCTCCTAGTCAAGCGTCCCTTTATGCTTCCCAATGGGATTGCAAAAATCAGGTTGAAAGACACATGTGCTGAAGCCAATAAGTTCTTTGAACAAAGAAATTGCACAAGAAACTACGAGCTGGCTTGCGAGAATTTACTTGAGGTGAGCACTGTAATTCGTCCGGCTGAAATAAAAGGAGACAAAAGCAAGTCGGTGCTATTTGATGCATGCAGACTTGCTCAAGCTTTGCAATCGctggaaaagaaggaaaaatgggAGAATACAAAGAAGTGGGAGTTAATGAGTCATGTATGGGTGGAAATGCTATGTTATGCAGCCAGTCAATGTCGATGGAATCATCATGGTCAGCAACTCAGGCGAGGTGGAGAGTTGCTCACTCATGTCTGGTTTCTTATGGCACATCTTGGAATAACTGAACAGCGTGAAAAGGGTCATTCTAGAGCTATGTTTAATGTTTGGTGA
- the LOC112190145 gene encoding putative inactive disease susceptibility protein LOV1, producing the protein MAGVFDLCCIFLGFYVLCVVASELAYRYSKGKYKWIKRELKFLSALLKDFDEVTMSGNPITQEIGVTVQVMKEREENWKKRARTVADEATLALQSFAKLTKRRSYHKRLLYVILDPVAVVDAVLAMNMFEQRINNIVGMNRKGVKQTTGAGDINVSLEQSRSKIRSLMNRFSVDEIESFMSRPPRADELTLYPKYVMTGDLDLLCGIHHEQIKSAAMHLQLLHAFMEDLQGLKVVESDMERCWMTEAIETIEEAKAVINRNQRMWLSEFSDGMARRKLKKGIMHIGARISDLQETKEKYGIKFIRRQSSKSADRFSQQHASQYLPTTDDTCLSSPVRNIRNWLSQVQETSTNSVQDELEQVHKLLQHTKGTEDYGAVNLRNTCWELLKKKASEADQQLMSNIPSRMILTRIKNTLSLLLRCLQVYSIEVRVDSCSVVGLEEDIHALVSTLTTESGSASSIISIVGMKGIGKTTLAKKVYDHDAIRSHFKVRRWVSIPQQYDDENALFSSAGNQVLETQNKGYEKQFLMKSMQDFFKELGKKNSRCLLIFDNVSSNKEMYALKTAFSPGRNGSIVLITRNKTVGSNADQNSIPHQVRLRTKEESWELFSQMVEFSAEEMTSAKEVVGWKLGGLPLDIMTVGFLLWGKKVTSEEVFRAVDRITQGQNQSPWSENLVMIEEELQFHMILRKCFSYFKLFPRESEIPIRRILASLVAQGFVQLSRDQKINLESVALEYLSELIGRSMIQVVQRKPNGMFKTCRMPPAVHDLLFEDKAKQSFSYATTGFDGQLAFQFDDNGTGASFLPIYGLNTSLPNALRKERILVFENTEGNKPRMEGEFLGRRIRAGAFSQLLVLDFECVSVSQLPTILGKLKQLAYLGLRRTELETIPASIGNLVNLQTLDLKHTHVHTLPGSIWKLKNLRHLYMHQRCRIKFMALPTAISMRNLQTLSGIFLGKINLVKDRLDKLIHLRKLELAFQLKPTEQKVLEKWIVKLTCLQSLKLKSFSANGELPKLERISDLKNLHSLYLFGKLEYSFITRLPESLTHLTLAASSLRNDPMPELGKLPKLKSLSLKSGSYQGTGMVCSTDYFPLLFVLKLWNLDTLGKLDVHEGAMQNLSEFEIKFCNNFTSTTGLEHLKNLQKYRVN; encoded by the coding sequence ATGGCCGGAGTATTCGACCTCTGTTGCATTTTCCTTGGGTTTTACGTCCTTTGTGTCGTCGCAAGCGAACTTGCTTACAGATACTCGAAGGGGAAGTACAAGTGGATTAAAAGAGAATTGAAGTTTTTGAGTGCTCTTCTTAAAGATTTTGACGAGGTTACCATGTCAGGGAATCCAATAACACAGGAAATTGGAGTGACTGTGCAAGTAATGAAGGAGAGGGAGGAAAACTGGAAGAAGAGAGCAAGAACTGTTGCTGATGAAGCAACCTTGGCCCTTCAAAGCTTTGCAAAACTGACGAAGAGAAGAAGTTATCACAAGCGGCTTCTTTACGTCATTCTTGATCCGGTTGCGGTGGTTGATGCTGTCCTTGCAATGAACATGTTCGAGCAGAGGATAAATAATATTGTTGGGATGAATCGGAAAGGAGTGAAGCAGACCACAGGTGCCGGTGACATTAATGTATCACTGGAGCAGTCAAGGTCCAAGATCAGAAGCCTTATGAATAGATTCAGTGTTGATGAGATTGAGTCGTTCATGTCCAGACCACCAAGAGCTGATGAATTGACTTTATATCCAAAGTACGTGATGACTGGAGACCTAGATTTGTTGTGTGGCATTCATCATGAGCAAATAAAGTCCGCCGCGATGCATTTACAGCTACTGCATGCTTTCATGGAAGATTTACAGGGGCTCAAAGTGGTGGAAAGTGATATGGAAAGGTGCTGGATGACAGAAGCAATTGAAACCATTGAGGAAGCAAAGGCAGTCATCAACAGAAACCAGAGAATGTGGCTTTCAGAATTCAGTGATGGGATGGCCAGGCGGAAGCTGAAGAAGGGTATAATGCACATTGGCGCCCGCATCTCTGACCTtcaggaaacaaaagaaaaatatggtaTCAAATTCATCCGGcgacaatcatcaaaatctgCCGACAGGTTTTCTCAACAGCATGCCTCTCAATACCTTCCAACTACAGATGATACTTGTTTGTCATCTCCGGTCAGGAACATTCGTAATTGGCTCAGTCAAGTGCAAGAAACAAGCACCAACTCAGTACAAGATGAGTTGGAGCAGGTTCATAAACTCTTGCAACATACAAAAGGAACTGAAGATTATGGTGCTGTTAATTTAAGAAATACTTGCTGGGAGCTACTGAAAAAAAAAGCATCCGAAGCAGATCAGCAATTGATGTCAAACATTCCCTCAAGAATGATATTAACCCGAATTAAGAATACTCTTAGTCTTCTTCTGAGATGCCTACAAGTATATTCAATTGAGGTAAGGGTGGATTCATGCTCAGTAGTTGGTTTGGAAGAAGACATACATGCACTGGTCTCAACTCTCACTACTGAAAGTGGATCTGCTAGTTCTATCATATCCATTGTGGGGATGAAAGGCATCGGTAAGACCACACTGGCCAAGAAAGTATATGACCATGATGCCATTCGAAGCCATTTTAAAGTCCGTCGTTGGGTATCTATACCTCAACAGTATGATGATGAAAACGCACTTTTCAGTAGTGCGGGAAACCAGGTGCTGGAGACGCAAAATAAGGGGTATGAAAAACAATTTTTGATGAAATCAATGCAGGATTTCTTCAAGGAACTTGGTAAGAAAAACTCCAGGTGCCTCTTAATTTTTGACAATGTCTCATCAAACAAAGAAATGTATGCTCTCAAGACAGCATTTTCCCCAGGGAGAAATGGGAGTATTGTTCTAATCACACGCAACAAGACCGTTGGTTCAAATGCTGATCAAAATAGCATTCCCCACCAAGTTCGGCTACGAACTAAAGAAGAGAGCTGGGAGCTTTTTAGCCAAATGGTGGAGTTCTCTGCTGAAGAAATGACTAGTGCAAAGGAAGTTGTAGGATGGAAACTTGGAGGCCTCCCACTTGACATCATGACTGTGGGCTTTCTACTGTGGGGGAAGAAAGTCACATCCGAGGAAGTTTTCAGGGCGGTTGACCGTATCACTCAAGGACAGAACCAAAGTCCATGGTCAGAGAATCTGGTAATGATTGAAGAAGAGTTACAGTTCCATATGATTCTGAGAAAATGTTTTTCTTATTTCAAACTCTTCCCTAGAGAATCTGAAATCCCCATTAGAAGAATTCTGGCTTCCTTAGTTGCACAAGGGTTTGTACAACTAAGCAGAGATCAGAAAATAAATCTAGAAAGTGTAGCATTGGAGTATTTATCAGAGTTGATTGGCCGGAGTATGATTCAAGTAGTTCAAAGGAAGCCTAATGGAATGTTCAAAACATGTCGCATGCCTCCTGCTGTGCATGATCTCTTGTTTGAAGACAAAGCCAAACAATCATTCTCATACGCAACTACAGGTTTTGATGGGCAACTTGCCTTTCAGTTTGATGATAATGGTACTGGTGCCAGTTTCCTTCCCATTTATGGTCTCAACACAAGTTTGCCAAATGCTCTGCGGAAAGAAAGAATTCTAGTTTTTGAGAATACAGAAGGAAACAAACCAAGAATGGAAGGTGAATTTCTTGGCAGACGCATTAGGGCTGGTGCCTTCTCGCAGCTACTGGTTCTAGACTTTGAATGTGTAAGCGTCTCTCAATTGCCAACAATCCTTGGAAAACTAAAGCAGCTGGCATATCTTGGCTTAAGACGGACTGAGCTGGAGACGATTCCAGCATCTATAGGGAACTTGGTGAATCTTCAAACCCTGGATTTGAAGCATACTCATGTTCACACTCTCCCTGGTTCAATTTGGAAACTGAAGAATCTTCGGCATCTATACATGCACCAGAGATGTCGAATCAAATTTATGGCTTTACCAACAGCCATTTCAATGAGGAATCTGCAGACACTATCAGGTATATTCTTGGGTAAGATTAACCTTGTAAAGGACCGGCTTGACAAGTTGATCCACCTTCGAAAACTGGAATTGGCATTCCAGCTGAAACCAACAGAGCAAAAGGTGTTGGAAAAGTGGATTGTGAAGCTAACATGTTTACAGTCTTTAAAGTTGAAATCATTTAGTGCAAATGGTGAACTTCCAAAGCTAGAGCGTATCTCAGACCTTAAGAACCTGCACAGCCTATATTTATTTGGAAAGCTTGAATACTCATTCATCACTCGACTCCCTGAAAGCCTCACTCATCTTACCTTAGCAGCTTCTAGCCTCAGAAACGATCCAATGCCAGAGTTAGGGAAGCTTCCAAAGCTGAAATCACTCTCACTGAAGTCTGGTTCTTATCAAGGAACAGGCATGGTATGCTCTACTGATTATTTTCCCCTGCTTTTTGTTCTCAAACTTTGGAATCTAGATACTCTGGGGAAATTGGATGTGcatgaaggagcaatgcaaaatCTTAGCGAGTTTGAGATTAAATTTTGCAACAACTTTACAAGCACTACTGGATTGGAACATTTAAAGAACCTTCAGAAATATAGAGTGAACTGA
- the LOC112189261 gene encoding lipase 1 encodes MAYQKIWIVISLYLSAISTIFHHLKSFFFKTNWDSIFFRIPDTLVSLYFRLCGLSPCTVDIDDQTTVHFWTANHRRFDKPSLVLVHGYGGNSLWQFVCQVGPLSKKFNVFVPDLLFFGKSYTNRSDRSESFQAKCVMEGLKRLGVDRYSVYGISYGGFVAYRMAEMCPETVEKVVIVSSGVVWNDQQKEELLRKNSNALEILVANNPHDLRLLVSRSIYKYDVFKWVPDYVLQKLIEANKENRKEKLELLEHLVAKKADPSLAILSQETLIIWGDQDNVFPLYMAYQLQRHLGPKSKLEIIKDTGHAANFDSPDTINGLIKSFVLGV; translated from the exons ATGGCTTACCAAAAGATTTGGATTGTCATCTCCCTCTACCTCTCAGCCATATCAACCATTTTTCACCATCTCAAATCCTTTTTCTTCAAAACAAACTGGGATTCCATCTTTTTCAGAATCCCAGATACCCTCGTATCCCTATACTTCAGACTATGCGGTCTATCTCCTTGCACCGTTGACATTGACGATCAAACCACAGTCCACTTCTGGACCGCCAACCACCGCCGGTTCGATAAACCAAGCCTGGTTCTGGTTCACGGCTACGGCGGCAACTCCCTGTGGCAGTTCGTCTGTCAAGTGGGTCCCTTGTCCAAGAAGTTCAACGTGTTCGTGCCGGATTTGCTGTTCTTCGGGAAGTCTTACACGAACCGGTCAGACCGGAGCGAGTCTTTTCAAGCCAAGTGCGTTATGGAGGGGCTGAAGAGGCTGGGCGTGGACCGGTATTCCGTGTACGGTATTAGCTACGGCGGCTTCGTGGCGTACCGCATGGCAGAGATGTGTCCAGAGACGGTGGAGAAGGTTGTGATCGTGAGTAGTGGGGTGGTGTGGAATGATCAACAGAAGGAGGAGTTGTTGAGGAAGAATTCAAACGCTTTGGAGATTCTTGTAGCGAATAATCCACATGATCTACGGTTGTTAGTGAGTCGATCGATTTATAAGTATGATGTCTTCAAGTGGGTTCCTGACTATGTCCTTCAAAAGCTCATTGAG GCGAACAAGGAAAATAGAAAGGAAAAATTAGAGCTATTGGAACACTTGGTGGCAAAGAAAGCAGATCCAAGCCTTGCTATCCTAAGTCAG GAAACGCTAATAATTTGGGGTGATCAAGATAATGTCTTCCCACTTTACATGGCCTACCAGTTGCAAAG gcaCTTGGGCCCCAAATCAAAACTAGAGATTATCAAGGACACAGGGCATGCAGCAAATTTTGATTCACCGGACACAATCAATGGATTGATAAAGTCATTTGTTTTGGGTGTTTAA
- the LOC112183437 gene encoding E3 ubiquitin-protein ligase SPL2, with the protein MSSNEHTLASLISQLVLSLDGAVLGTIVAFAAVDSFLNFKSTTSALRKIRQAPSVKVSDLRSLVHEDSDQPQPSDASKLVVLRGRVQATPDADGTYKSLKSSPIINPDNNENTTIDAVIVQRTQRLLYNEWKGFLWRTYDLRAKLAKPWREQESSTIKMVPFVLGEAGNSDFVVPNIDGSGHPLPLVTVYQQKQLFNPSPFTFLQKIFGHDYPIGLQDEEKVLPLGVEVSAVGICSFQNGIPEIKSCRDLPYFMSLMDKDELVLHLEHKTNTLFWFGVGFGLLSVGILCYAGARNWHKFREWRQRRQPQQASDAAGTIADPQIEAEDEEVGEVPDGQLCVICLMRRRRSAFIPCGHLVCCHLCCISIEQSTSPKCPVCRQEIRTAMRIYDS; encoded by the exons ATGTCGTCGAACGAGCATACCCTAGCCTCCCTAATCTCCCAGCTCGTCCTCTCCTTAGACGGCGCCGTTTTGGGCACCATCGTCGCCTTCGCCGCCGTCGATTCCTTCCTCAACTTCAAATCCACCACCTCCGCCCTCCGCAAGATCCGCCAAGCCCCCTCCGTCAAAGTCTCCGATCTCCGCTCCCTTGTCCACGAAGACTCCGACCAACCGCAGCCTTCTGATGCCTCCAAGCTTGTCGTCCTCCGCGGCCGCGTCCAAGCCACACCCGACGCCGACGGAACCTACAAGAGCCTCAAGTCCAGCCCGATCATCAACCCCGATAATAACGAGAACACCACCATCGACGCCGTCATCGTTCAGAGGACGCAACGG CTTTTGTATAACGAGTGGAAGGGTTTTCTTTGGCGGACTTATGATTTGAGAGCTAAATTGGCGAAGCCTTGGAGAGAACAAGAATCCAGCACGATCAAAATG GTTCCTTTTGTTCTTGGTGAAGCTGGGAATTCCGATTTCGTTGTTCCGAATATCGATGGCTCAGGACACCCCTTGCCTCTTGTGACAGTTTATCAGCAAAAGCAGCTCTTTAATCCTAGTCCCTTTACATTCCTGCAGAAAATTTTTGGTCATGATTACCCA ATCGGTCTACAAGATGAAGAAAAGGTTCTTCCATTGGGAGTCGAAGTCAGTGCTGTTGGTATCTGCAGTTTCCAAAATGGGATACCAGAAATCAAGTCATGCCGTGATCTTCCCTATTTTAT GTCTTTGATGGATAAGGATGAGTTGGTTCTACATCTCGAACACAAGACAAACACATTATTCTGGTTTGGggttggttttggtttgttgTCAGTTGGAATCCTCTGCTATGCTGGTGCAAG GAATTGGCACAAATTTAGAGAATGGAGGCAACGAAGGCAGCCACAGCAAGCAAGCGATGCAGCTGGAACCATTGCTGATCCTCAAATTGAAGCAGAAGATGAGGAAGTAGGGGAAGTACCGGATGGGCAGTTATGTGTCATCTGTCTGATGAGGAGAAGACGATCTGCCTTCATTCCGTGCGGGCATCTTGTGTGTTGCCATCTCTGCTGCATATCCATTGAGCAGAGCACGTCACCCAAGTGCCCGGTCTGCAGGCAGGAGATCCGCACTGCAATGCGCATATATGACTCTTAG
- the LOC112188850 gene encoding protein NODULATION SIGNALING PATHWAY 1, protein MTTNEVPQPNPTSEQILDWLEDSVSFFPSFLDDPYQSNGYQWWDETQDLIHANTNSVANNANIAVAENPVSPVTQLPSSDSSKKRKSPDGPVSETSSHIDRKAKTGRPVNKAENDVKKASDEVATPPVKRANGNKKGTGKGTGNNCNNGNSKEGRWAEQLLNPCASAITGGNLTRVQHLLYVLHELASLTGDANHRLAAHGLRALTHHLSSNSSSSAPNASASVGPVVTFSSTEPRFFQKSLLKFYEVSPWFAFPNNIANSSILQVLADEPNRASTLHIVDIGVSHGMQWPTLLEALTRRPGGPPPLVKITVIAPFTVENDQNSEAPFSIGPPGDNFSARLLGFAKSMNINLQINRLDNQPLQTLNSQVIDASSDETLIVCLQFRLHQLNHNTPPNERTEFLNVLRNMEPKGVILSENNMECSCNSCGDFATGFSRQVEYLWRFLDSTSAAFKGRESEERRVMEGEAAKALTNRGEMNEGKEKWCERMKEVGFVGEVFGEDAIDGGRALLRKYDSNWEMRVDEKDGCAGLWWKGQPVSFCSLWKNGYQVSYD, encoded by the coding sequence ATGACCACTAATGAAGTCCCACAGCCGAACCCTACTTCGGAACAGATCCTCGACTGGCTTGAGGACTCGGTTTCTTTCTTCCCATCCTTCTTGGACGATCCTTACCAGTCGAATGGTTATCAATGGTGGGATGAAACCCAAGATCTCATTCATGCCAACACCAATTCTGTCGCCAACAACGCTAACATTGCCGTAGCAGAAAATCCAGTCAGCCCTGTTACTCAGTTGCCATCATCGGATTCATCCAAGAAGCGAAAATCCCCGGACGGCCCGGTTTCGGAAACGTCCTCACACATTGACCGGAAGGCGAAAACCGGCCGGCCGGTCAACAAGGCCGAAAACGATGTCAAGAAAGCATCCGATGAAGTGGCCACACCGCCAGTTAAGAGAGCAAATGGTAACAAAAAAGGAACAGGGAAAGGTACCGGAAATAACTGTAATAACGGTAATAGCAAGGAAGGGAGGTGGGCAGAGCAGTTGCTCAACCCTTGTGCATCAGCCATCACTGGTGGGAATCTGACACGTGTCCAACACCTCCTCTACGTCCTCCACGAGCTGGCCTCCCTCACCGGCGACGCCAACCACCGCTTGGCAGCTCACGGCCTCCGAGCGCTGACTCACCACCTGTCATCCAATTCTTCCTCCTCTGCTCCCAATGCCTCCGCCTCAGTAGGACCTGTTGTCACGTTTTCTTCAACAGAACCAAGATTTTTCCAAAAGTCTCTGCTGAAATTCTACGAGGTGAGTCCATGGTTTGCTTTCCCTAACAACATAGCCAACTCTTCAATACTACAAGTACTCGCCGATGAGCCTAATCGAGCAAGTACTCTTCACATTGTTGACATTGGGGTTTCTCATGGGATGCAATGGCCGACTCTGCTTGAAGCCTTGACTCGCCGTCCAGGTGGGCCTCCTCCATTGGTGAAAATCACAGTCATTGCACCTTTCACAGTCGAGAATGATCAAAACTCTGAAGCACCATTTTCTATTGGTCCTCCTGGTGACAATTTCTCTGCTAGACTTCTCGGTTTCGCAAAATCCATGAACATCAATTTACAGATCAACCGTCTCGACAATCAGCCATTGCAGACACTAAACTCTCAAGTCATTGATGCCTCTAGTGATGAGACATTGATTGTTTGCTTGCAATTTAGGCTGCACCAATTGAACCACAATACTCCTCCAAATGAAAGAACCGAATTCTTGAATGTTCTGAGGAACATGGAACCGAAAGGGGTGATATTAAGCGAGAACAACATGGAATGCAGCTGCAACAGCTGTGGGGATTTCGCAACAGGGTTCTCACGGCAAGTGGAGTACCTTTGGAGGTTTCTAGACTCCACTAGCGCCGCGTTCAAAGGGCGTGAGAGCGAGGAGAGGAGGGTGATGGAAGGAGAGGCAGCCAAGGCATTGACCAACCGCGGCGAGATGAATGAAGGGAAGGAGAAGTGGTGTGAGAGAATGAAGGAAGTGGGGTTCGTGGGGGAGGTTTTTGGTGAGGATGCCATTGATGGAGGGAGAGCCTTGTTGAGGAAGTATGATAGCAATTGGGAAATGAGAGTGGATGAAAAAGATGGGTGTGCAGGATTATGGTGGAAAGGTCAGCCTGTTTCATTTTGTTCATTGTGGAAGAATGGATACCAAGTAAGTTATGATTAG